In Sphingomonas sp. M1-B02, the sequence CCCGCCGAATTCGCTAGTGCGAGGTGAATTGGCCTCTCTTTGCCCGCAATGAGTCGAAGGGAGGTAGCTCCGGCAAAGTTCGATATGTCGGCACGAGGTACTGAGAAACGCACAAGCCGTTTGCCGGGAATCGTATAGTCACGAAACGAGCCGTTCGCCTTCTGCCCACTAGGTAGCAATTCGACCGAAGCGTCCTGACCCACTCGGTAAAAATTCTTGCCTGAGTACGGCGTCATCACGACCAGTTCGATGTCGTCATCGGCGGGTACGGGGCGGATCGCGAAAGTCGCCTGATCCGGCCCCCGCCCAAAGGTCCGAGACAGGACGCACATCGACTCTTCGAACTCGGCGACCCAAGGGCCGCTATGCACCCGGGGGACATCGGGGGCAGTCTGCGCCGCTACCGGAGCCGCGAGTGCCGTCGCACACAGAAACGCGCATTTCATCAGCTTGCCCCCTTCAAAGCGGATTAGATCGAGACGGTACCGCTGAACACCTCCACGCAGCCACCACCCACACTCGCCCGGACTCCGTCGCTCGCCTTCCAAGCCCGCAACGCCAGCCGGCTTTCGCGGCCCATCTCCACCCCCTGCACCGCTTCATAAGCCAGCTCGGACTCGCCCGAGAGCGACAGGCGGAGCGCGGCGAGGGCGGCGTTGGCGCTGCCGGTGGCGGGGTCTTCCCAGGTCCCGGATAGCGGCGAGAACATGCGGGCGCAGATGCCGGCGCCGTCCTGCGCGTACAGGAAGATCGAGAGGCGGCCCTTGCCCGAAGGATGCGCGGTGGCGGCGCGGCGATAGGCCGGCATGTCGGGTGCGGCGCGGGCAAGCGCGTCGGGTGCGACTTCGACCAGGATGAAGTCGACGCCGACGCTGGCGCGCACGGGCTCATGCGCGGTGACGATGATGTCCTCGACCGGCAGCGACAGGCAGGCGGCGATATCCGGCACCGGCAATTCGCCGAGCAGGCTCAGCGGCTGCGGCGCGTCGATCTCGGCGCCGTTTTCGGAGAGGCGCACTTCGACGATTCCCGCGATTTCCTCGAAGCGCAGCACCGGTTCATGCACATGGCCCAGCCGCGCCAGCACGAAGGCCGTGCCGACATTGGGGTGGCCGGCGAAGGGCATCTCGGCGGTGCGGGTGAAGATGCGCACTTGCGCAGTGTTGGCCGGGTCCTGCGGGGGCAGGACGAAGGTCGTCTCGCTATAGTTCAGCTCGGCGGCGAGCGCCTGCATCGTCGCGGTATCGAGCCCGCTCGCGGCCGGAAAGACCGCGAGCGGATTGCCGCCAAAGCGGCGGTCGGTAAAGACGTCGACGGTGTGATAGGCGTATTCGGCCACCGACGGGCTCAGTCGCGCGCGATGCACATGGCGATGCCCATGCCGCCGCCGATGCAGAGCGTGGCGAGGCCCTTCTTGGCGTCGCGCTTCTGCATTTCGTAGATGAGCGTAGTCAGCACGCGCGCGCCCGATGCGCCGATCGGGTGGCCGATCGCGATCGCGCCGCCATTCACGTTGACCTTTTCGGCATCCCAGCCGAGCTCCTTGCCGACCGACAGCGCCTGCGCGGCGAAGGCTTCGTTGGCTTCGATCAGATCGAGATCGGCGATGCTCCAGCCGGCCTTCTCGAGCGCCTTCTTCGAGGCGGGGACGGGGCCGATGCCCATGATCGAGGGATCGACGCCGGCCGACGCCCAGCTCTTGATCACCGCGAGGATCGGGCTGCCGCGCTTTTCGGCTTCTTCGCGCGACATGATCACCAAAGCGGCGGCGCCGTCGTTGAGCCCCGAGGCATTGGCGGCGGTGACGGTGCCGTCCTTCTTGAAGGCGGGGCGCAGCCCGGCGATGCCGTCGACGGTGGCGCCGGCGCGGATATATTCGTCGTCGGCGACGATCGTGTCGCCCTTGCGGCCCTTGACGGTGACGGCCGAAATCTCATCCTTGAAACGGCCCGAGCTGCGCGCCGCCTCGGCGAGATTCTGCGAGCGGACGGCGAATTCGTCCTGATCGCCGCGGGTGACCTGATATTGCTCGGCGAGATTTTCGGCGGTGATGCCCATATGATAGCCGTTGAAGACGTCGGTCAGGCCATCCTTGATCATCGTGTCGACCAGCGTCACGTCGCCCATCTTGGTGCCCGGGCGCAGCGACTGGGCGTGGGTGGACATCGACATCGATTCCTGCCCGCCCGCGACGACGATCGTCGCGTCGCCGGTCTTGATCGCCTGATAAGCGAGCGCGACGGCGCGGAGGCCAGAGCCGCAGACCTGCTGGACGCCCCAGGCGGGGACTTCCTTGGGGATGCCGGCGTTCATCGAGGCCTGGCGCGCGGGGTTCTGGCCCTGCGCGGCCGTGAGCACCTGGCCGAGGATCACTTCGTCGACTTCCTCGCCCTTGACCCCGGCCTGCTCCAGCGCGGCCTCGATCGCGACGCGGCCGAGCTCGTGCGCGGGCGTGGACGCGAAGGCGCCGAG encodes:
- a CDS encoding energy transducer TonB, which translates into the protein MKCAFLCATALAAPVAAQTAPDVPRVHSGPWVAEFEESMCVLSRTFGRGPDQATFAIRPVPADDDIELVVMTPYSGKNFYRVGQDASVELLPSGQKANGSFRDYTIPGKRLVRFSVPRADISNFAGATSLRLIAGKERPIHLALANSAGAMRTIAQCEDMLLTHWGYDLAALKKVTKYAVADHPETWVTTDDYPVKALLGKRTGYVRMRWTIDVDGRAKNCVIVQSSGHPDLDSLSCSLMLKRARYSPALGADGTPIPAPAGRSILWQIP
- a CDS encoding PhzF family phenazine biosynthesis protein encodes the protein MAEYAYHTVDVFTDRRFGGNPLAVFPAASGLDTATMQALAAELNYSETTFVLPPQDPANTAQVRIFTRTAEMPFAGHPNVGTAFVLARLGHVHEPVLRFEEIAGIVEVRLSENGAEIDAPQPLSLLGELPVPDIAACLSLPVEDIIVTAHEPVRASVGVDFILVEVAPDALARAAPDMPAYRRAATAHPSGKGRLSIFLYAQDGAGICARMFSPLSGTWEDPATGSANAALAALRLSLSGESELAYEAVQGVEMGRESRLALRAWKASDGVRASVGGGCVEVFSGTVSI
- a CDS encoding acetyl-CoA C-acetyltransferase, translated to MTDIVITAAKRTPVGAFLGAFASTPAHELGRVAIEAALEQAGVKGEEVDEVILGQVLTAAQGQNPARQASMNAGIPKEVPAWGVQQVCGSGLRAVALAYQAIKTGDATIVVAGGQESMSMSTHAQSLRPGTKMGDVTLVDTMIKDGLTDVFNGYHMGITAENLAEQYQVTRGDQDEFAVRSQNLAEAARSSGRFKDEISAVTVKGRKGDTIVADDEYIRAGATVDGIAGLRPAFKKDGTVTAANASGLNDGAAALVIMSREEAEKRGSPILAVIKSWASAGVDPSIMGIGPVPASKKALEKAGWSIADLDLIEANEAFAAQALSVGKELGWDAEKVNVNGGAIAIGHPIGASGARVLTTLIYEMQKRDAKKGLATLCIGGGMGIAMCIARD